Below is a genomic region from Eulemur rufifrons isolate Redbay chromosome 24, OSU_ERuf_1, whole genome shotgun sequence.
TGCACAGagcagagggagcaagagaggaaTGACTGGCGATAAGATCGATGGTAGCTTGGAGTTGGGGGAAGCAGGTCACATGGGGCTGTTCAAGGACATTTCAAGACCTTGATTAGCAATAGGCTAACAAGATGAGGACACATTAGGGAGTTTTGAATAGAGGAGGAGTGACATGATGTAATTTATATACAGAATGGAATTATTgttatgtttatttatgtttaaagaaTCACTTTGGCTACTGTGTAGAAAATAGACAATAGCTGGCAGGGGAGGAAGCAGGAAAGGCAGGTAGGAGGCTGCTGCCATGGTGCCAGAGAGTGACTGGCTTTGGCTTGGGTGAAGCAGGTGGGTGTTGGGCAGATTCTGGGTATATTTATAAAGGAGGGCAGGTGGGACTTACCACTCATGTAGATATAAGGTgtgagagaaggaaacagatgaAGGGTGATGCTGACCTGTTTTGCTATGTTAACAAGAAAAGTGGAGCTTCCATTTACTGTGATGGAGATGATCTGGGGAAGGGGATTTGGGTTGGGAAGTCAGGAGTTCTGTTTTAGAGATCAGAAGTTAGACATGCTTGTTAGCATCCAAGTGGAGCTCACTGCTGTGTCTGGATGTTTGAGAGGTTATATCTGGAGATAGAAACTTGGACTGGATAAGATCTTCTGGAGAGTGAAGGAAAGACAAAGAGCAGCCTTGGGCAATTAGAAATTAGGTGAGTAGCTGGTAAAATGGGCTGAGAGAGCAAGCAAGAGCTTAGATCAGAAGTTCCACTGATATCCTGTTAGTGGAAAGTTCGGTACATTGAGTGATCACGATAATGTAAATTCTGACTGTTGTGGACTTCATGTGTTTCTGAGTGGAATGGTGAAGTTGTAggtacattttgtatttttctggctTCATTTTTCTGCTAAGGTAAGACCTTTCTAGCTAAGCCCTTGTCTTACCTTTTACCTGGCTGGCAGATGTGTAGCAATAAGGTACATCCAGATGTTCTAAGAAAAGTTGAAGATAAAGCTGCTGTAAGTCTTGATTCAGAAGGAGGAAGTGGTCCTTTTGGGCCCCTTAACTGATGCCAACCAAGACATAAGTATAGAATTATGGAGGAATATGACATTAGTGGCAAGACGAGAGATCAGTAGAAGAGAGAAAGTGAAATGGGAACAATCTGGGTCTATCCAGGAACAGCATGAAGAAAAAGGTGATAGTTCCTACAGTCGTTGCAGCTGTTCGTCTGCTTATAGAGACTGCATGCTCCACCGCCCAGTTGTATATTACCTAAGCATCATTGCTTCCCTGTTTTTGTAGGAATAAAGGAGGATATTACAGTTAGACCAGCGATTAAGTGTTGATGACAGGAGGTTTCTAAGAAATGTGAGATTGGTGCTTTGAGAAAGTTGGCTTGATGGTCTACAGAAAGAAGGCAAATTATAGGAACAGGATCACCACCCGAGAGTCTGTCATAGTTAACTCAAAATGCTGAGTACTGAACAGTCTGACTTCCCCTGCGGGATAGTTTTTCTAATCACCAGTATCTGCTTATCTCCCTGGTCAAGAGGTTAACATTTGGTTTCCTTCAGTGGACTTTTCCCAGTTTCCAAACTGTAAATGATAGAATGGCTGACACCATGGCCCTGTGCCTCCATCTTCTTTTTTATCTACACATTCTCTGAATATGATCTTCTCCTGTCCTCTGTcccttaataatatttatttactaaagttttcaaaattgaaatctcCAGACAAGGCTTTTCTCAAGATTTATATATCCTTCAGACTTGGGTATGTAATGACTGCCTTAAAGCTGATATGCTTCCAAATGTACACTTCATTTCCCCCTTCTGTCCTTCCATGATTTTCCTTATCTCATTAAAAGGCATAACTAGCCCAGTAGCTCAAGCCAAATACTTGGCATATTCCGAgtcctcactttcttcatttccCTCATTCCATCTGCACAGTGAATCTGTCAGTAAGCTTTGTTTTCTAAAAGGTAACCTGATTTCTTCACTTCTGTCCATCTCCATGGCTCCTTCAAACCACTTTTTATAAATTGCTGCTTTtcttgtgtctttcttttttcttttaagtggtTTTACCAAACTACAGTGTGGGCTCCGTGAACATAGGGAATATATTTGTGTATCCTAACACTAGCACCCATGGCTGGTACACAGCAGTCATTCAGTAAGGGCTTGTGGAATGAGTGAATCTGACCCTCTGAATGAGGTGGCCCTCCAGCCTCTGGTCTGCTGCTTACAATGAAGTGTTTGTATTTTACAGTCTTTCCATATTTTGCAAGGCCTTATTTAGAAAGCAGTCAAATCTGTATTTATTCACTATGAATTATCTAACTTTGATTTTACATTAACTGCTTTACCTTTTGAGtttgtttatattgtttttttccaaTGTGCAGGGAACATTAAACATGGAGTTTTATTTACACTCATGTCATAGGGTTAGCACTAAAGAGACACTTCACAtcatgataatttaaaaaaagatacctttATTACAAATCAAGGTGATAGAAAActcattgttcttttctttctagaagtCTGGCAAGTTGATCATTTGCCAGAGCACTTACAAAATGAAAGCATGGTGAACAGAATGGAACAATGGCATGGACATAATGCATTTGGAAATATTGTTCATCAGAACAAAACTCAGTTTCTGTTAAGGCAAAATCATGATATATTTGACTTAAATGGAAAAAGTATGAAATCAGATTCCACTTTAGTTAACCAGAACAGAAGCTATGAAATAAAGAATCCTGCTGAGTTTACCAGAAATGGGGAATCCTATCTCCATGCTAGCCCTGGACAATTTCATACTGAAATTAAATTCCCTACAAGTCGAAAACTCATCAGTGCTAAGTCCCAATTCATCAGTCCCAAGCATCAGAAAACTCGAAAAATAGAGAAGCCTCACGTGTGCAGTGAATGCGGGAAAGCCTTCATTAAAAAGTCTTGGCTCACTGATCACCAGAtcattcatacaggagagaaacctcaTAGATGTAGTCTATGTGGGAAAGCCTTCTCCAGAAAGTTCATGCTCACTGAACATCAGAGAACTCATACAGGAGAAAAACCTTATGAATGCActgaatgtggcaaagcctttttaaagaaatcacgGCTCAACATACATCAGAAAACACATACAGGAGAAAAACCTTATATatgcagtgaatgtggaaaaGGCTTCATCCAAAAAGGAAATCTCATTGTACATCAGCGAATTCATACAGGTGAGAAACCCTATATatgcaatgaatgtggaaaaggcTTCATTCAGAAGACATGCCTCATAGCACATCAGAGATTTCACACAGGAAAGACGCCCTTTGTGTGCAGTGAATGCGGAAAATCCTGTTCTCAGAAGTCAGGTCTCATTAAACATCAAAgaattcacacaggagagaaaccctttcaatgcagtgaatgtgggaaagcctttacaACAAAGCAAAAGCTCATTGTTCATCAAAGAACTCATACAGGAGAGAGACCCTATGGCTGCAATGAGTGTGGGAAAGCTTTTGCGTACATGTCTTGCCTTGTTAAGCATAAGAGAATACACACAAGGGAGAAACAAGGAGATTCAGTCAAGGTGGAAAACCCTCCTGCAGAGAGTCACAGCTCATTACGTACCAGTGATGTCATGCAGGAGAAGAACCTTGCTAACACTGTGACCACACAAGTGTCTTCTGTGGCTCCTCAGACATCATTAAACATCAGTGGCCTCTTAGCAAATAGGAACGTAGTCATCGTGGGACAGCCAGTTGCCAGAAGTGCACTTTCAGGAGCTAACAGAGGACTTGCACAGCAGAGAAACCTTGTGAATGTGGTTGTGCCTTCAGTGGTCAATTACGTCTTATTTTATGTCACAGAAAACCCATAGGAAAAACACTCAGATATAATCTATGTGAAAAAGGGTTGAGCAAAACTTTCCAGTTCATTATATGGCTGAAAAGTATATActgagagaaaattaataaatgcaaaggCTGGGAAATCCTGATAAACTCATCCTATCTAAATACATACTTTAACACAGAGGCACAATCTGATATTAACCCAAACACATAAATAGTAATTGCTCTATTGTGCCAATTAAATGAGTGAAGGAGGCCTGAGTTCATTTAAGTGGAGGAAATAAGTACTGTGAATTTTTAAACAGATAAGATAATCAGTATCTGGAATGTTGCTATGAATGAAAAGCCACAGAAGTGGTGGTTCTTGGGAAAGAGTTAGTATTGAATTGGTGGATATGGGGCACATATGTGTTAATTCCATTTCCCCAGACCAGCGTGCAGAATTAATTGCAGGACTCACTTTTAGAACTTTATATTATGCAGAGGGACCTATGAAACAATAGCCTTACACTGAGtcaatttgttcatttaacaaatagcTTCCTTTGTACCTGGTCCTGTCCTAGGAGTTGAGGTCACAGTGgtgaacaaagcagaaaaagTTTGTGGTCTCCTGGAGAGGGCATTGAGTTTGTATCTTTAAGCTGTATCTTTAGACTCAGGCTGATCTAGTCAGGGGATATAAATATCTACATTAGGTGAAATAGACATGGAGTAACTGGGTCAAAGGGATATGGTAATTTATTGGTCAAGGAACATACTGTTTCAAGGGATGAGGGAAGGACTGCTCTTAAAGGTACTTAAGCATCTTAgaaacaagttatttttttaatgtccatgTCTTCTCTCTCCAAGAGAAGTTAATGTCTGataatttttatggttatttaaattttaaaattgaaaacaaaatttaaaaaactcatttcCTTAGTTGCACTAGCTatgtttcaagtgctcaatagccatatATGAGTTACGGCTACCAAACTGGACAGCACAATGAGCAGAACTTTTGAAACAATGAGTAATCTCTATCATCATTTCCAACATCCCAGAAAGTTATGTTGGAGAGTGCTGGTTTACCTGACTTTAAatttcccaacacatagaaaaacaaaaaccaattatatattgatttggaaagtgaatgaatgaactaatgggTTAGTCGAAGTGTATTTCATCATTGAAGGGAATGACAGTTCTAAAGAACTAAATTCTCAACcaaaacttttttgtgtgtgattagAGATTTAACAACTCAATACaaaaggggaagaagaagaaaagaaaaagaatccctaGAATAAGTAGAACACAGAGGAGGATGAGAACCCTAGTCTCTAAGAATGGAGGAGAGTATAACAGGtgggagatgggaggaggtgAGATCCTTTTAGCATGTCTTGGAGATGACTCCTTATATTTGTCCACAGACCTATCACCAGCTACCACTATTACCATTTCAAAGATCCCAGATCCTCTGTAATCTGCTGAATTTAGATATGTAAATTCTCTTATCTTCACTATTCTTTCCACTTTCCTGAGAGTGGGGCTCTTAGCCTTTTCTTTTATCCAGAGTTCTCTACCTTAATCCCATAAGTATCCCATACTATCCAAATTAGTGTGTCCTGCTCATAGGAAAAGAAACGGAAATTTGCCTTGCTGTGGCTGTCTCAAAATTCAGTAGAAATCCTGGGATACTGGGTAACTCACTCCTTcaggaatattttaaagtacCATCACTGTGCAAGGCACTGTTTTACACATGGGAGATAGATTGGTAAAACAGGCAAAGAAACAACCTTTACAGACCCTACCATCTAGTGAGGCAGAGAAGCAGTAAAATGGACTGTATGAtgtcaggaagaagaaaaagaaagcctagTATTAGGTAGTAGTCTACAGGTAATAATGgggggtttttattattattttatcctaGGGAAGGCTTTTCTGGATAGATGTAATTTGAGTCAAGACCTAAGTATACTGAGGAGAGCCAGCCATCATAATATTTGTAAGCAGAGAACACTCCAGTACTGTTTCCAATTGTTGTCTGAGGTCTTCCTGCTTCAGGAGTCtctgagaaatttaaaagaattcaaattgCTGAGTCACACCTTAGACCTCCTAAACCAGAACCTCTGGGACTGgggactctgcatttctaacaagggCTTTCTGGTGTACCcttaattttgaacatttttgccCTAAGTCCTGGATTAGTGCTTCCATCATCACTTCCACATAATAATGGGATAGATTCCGGGCAGCTACTCTCTAGCAAAGAATCAGAAATGGGTGTTCCGGCAACCAGGCCCTCAGATCctgtccacttctcctctttgtGTGAATCTGCACATCCTGCCATGGGAAGGTCAGTGCACTCCCTCTGAACTTATCAGCCAGGGTGTGAGGATGGGTTGACCAGGCCTACCCTGATCCCTGTGGGCCAGGTGCAGGTGCTTAACTCACCTTTCAGGGCTTGACATCCTACATGAAGGAGGCCTAGTGTACCCCTAAGCTAGGTATATAGTATCTGCCACTAGACCCAGGATCCTTATGGTTTCAATAAGGGTCACCCTTCATCTGCTCCTATGACCTCAGCTCCTCCTGGGCTGAGAGGCAGTCTTCCATGGTGGTTAGGAATTGGACCTAAAGTCACACTGCCTGGTTTGAAGCCTGCCCTACCATGCCCAAGATGTGTGCCTTTAAAAGTAACTTACCTAGGTCttgcttttatctttaaaatatctgCCTCAAGTTGTTGTCAGAAGTAGatgtaaagtacttaaaacagtgcctagcaaacacaattaataaaaatattattagtcctagtgaggggaagaggaggaatgaAGAATATAAGTTATGTCTGACCTTATTCAAAACTGTTGCTTGATGATGAAAAGGTTTGCCATGCACCAAGCCAAGGATTTCACATATAGCATACTTTTTAATCTCAATAGACCTGTGATTATGAAATTTTCTTGCTTTAAACTTTGAAACCTGCAATGACTGTTCTGCTGAGTTTGGACAATGGCAAAAGGCCTTAAACTGACCATCAAGTCAGCATGTTCtggttctttcttccctctctagTGCTCACCCTTGTGCTCCCTGTTCTCAACACACTGGCCCTCTTTTAGTGCCTCACATGTTACTGACTTCCTTTCATCACCTCCAGGTCTTTGTGCATGTTCTTTCCTCTCCCCGAACTCTTCTTTCCTCTCGTCTTCTGGGTCTCTCCTCATCCTTTATGATCTTCAAAGATCACTTCTTCAGAGCAGCTTCCCCTCTCTAGTCTGGCCTTCCACAGAATCATGTTCCTCTCCTTCCCACAACTCAGGAGACTTGCAATTTTACATTTCCTAGATTCACATATGTATTTCTCATCTGGATTGTAAATttcctgaaggcagggactggaTGTGTATTTTTCCTCACCATTTCACCCCCAACATTGAGCACTAGATCAGGCACCTTGCAGATGTCAACACAGTATTTAGTTGAATTAGGGATTGTCATTCAGCTTCAATTGTTTGTCCCATGCTACTCAGCTGCCAAGTGGAAGGACCTAGATTTGAATCTTTTCTGGCTTCTAAAACTTTATTTGTTtggaggttgtttgttttttgttttattttataatctcacCCTTCATTTACCCTGTGATTGGCTCCTACTTCTAGGGGGAAAGAGTCTCTAttggctgttttatttttactctgaTTGAAATAATCTGAATAGGTCACATAGTTACATGGGTCAAAACTTAAATCTACGAGAAGATAGTTTATGAATCTCACTCTGATCCTGTTCTCAGTCCTAGTTTTCCTCTGACCTTCTGCCTCCAACATGTTTATTGTGAATCCttccagtgtttctttttataaatacaagcaagcatatattattatttgctacttttcttttcaaaaagcagCATACCATATGCACTCTTTTGCATCTTTTCTATGTATCATTATCTCTGAGCAGCAGCACAGCACCTTGAGGGGAAGTGAAGAAGGGAAGACTATCTTGTAAGTCAAATTCAGTTATTTGTTCAATAGTCTCTTATTGAAGTGCTGTGTTCCAGTTATTCTTCTGAGCACTGGGGATAAGAAAATATTAGAGTTCTGCCTTTGAGGAACTCATGGTCCATTTTGGACAGCAGTCAAGTAAGCAGCTTATGATGACCAGGAAAAATGATCTTCAGTCATCTGTAGAGAGATGCTTCCTCCATTTCCCCTATTTGCCTTTCATAGTCCCTTTCCTTATGCCACTTGATAGAGCTgcagttttatatttaatagttcCATATTGTAAATGAGACCAACCTGAGAGGCATCCCAGAATGCTGTCTGAAGAAGTAACATCTAAAATGactgatgaaaaaaatgttgTAGTAACAATAACAAtccttttttgtttcctgtgtgccaagcacttcaAAAGAAGGGTACGTACATGCAAATTCCTGGTAGCATCTGAGACCTCACGGCATTTGCGAAAGGGCAGATAATTTAAGAATCAAGTGTCAGGGAGGGCATAATGGAAGATGATAATGGAGAATCTGGTGTTTGCCTGTGTACAGACTTAAAAGCATTCTCCTGAAATCTCGTTTTAATCTGTAATAGGCTAATTCAGGGTTTTACAGAGGGTATGGTAATAAAAATGGTTTGTGGTATGGAAGAAGGAAGTAGATTGAGTGCCACCTAATCATAAGGACCAGTGAGGTGGCAAGCAGTACTAATTCAGATAAATGGACTAAAACAATGAGGACAGAATAGATTGTgattcaaaagtttttttttttttttttttgagatagcatcATCAGGAACTGGTGACAAGTGTGAGAATGACACATGGGTTGTGTTTTGGGTTGATATCCCCTGACATTTTCACAGGAAGCTCCAGTAACcttgctgggcgtggtggtgtgtgcctgtagtcccagctactctggaggctgaggggagaggatcacttaagcccaggagttcgagaccagcctgggcaacatagtgagactccgtctctacaaaaaataaaaaaattagctgggcgggGTGGCAGGTGCCTCAAGCCCCAgatactccagaggctgagctgggaggattgcttgagcccaggggttggaggctgcagtgagctctgatcacgccattgcactccagcctgggcaacagcgagaccttgtctctatttatttatttatttattttttgttttttttttgagacagagtctcactctgttgcccaggctagaatgagtgccatggcgtcagcctagctcacagcaacctcaaactcctgagctcaagcgatcctcctgtctcagcctcccaagtagctgggactacaggcatgtgccaccatgcccggctaattttttctctatatatttttagctgtctatataatttctttctatttttagtagagatggggtctcgctcttgctcaggctggtctcgaactcctgagctcaaacgatccgcccacctcggcctcccagagtgctaggattacaggcgtgagccaccgctcgcggccctctatttatttttaataaatgcttagaattagaattgctagatcaaaaataatgaaaaatttaaattgtacaGATAATTCTAAATTGTCCTCCAGAAAAGGATGTACAAATGATATCCTCTACTACCCCATCTCCATCTGCCGTGCCTGTATAAATAGCTGGCATTTCTTAAGtgtgctgtttattttttaatttgggaatGATGTCATACAACAACATCTTATTACTTGATCACTCTCAAATACTCTGTGTTTTTTAAAGGGAATATCTGCATATATCTGAAGCCTCACCCCTTTCCCTTCCAGCCAGAGGGAGTTACATTTCCAGGTCACTGGAGGCATTTAGTTTGTAGGGCACCATCCCCACCGTTGGCTGCGCCCCTCCAACAGTTCCTTGACCACC
It encodes:
- the LOC138375140 gene encoding zinc finger protein 350-like, whose translation is MIQAQESLTLEDVAVEFTWEEWQLLGPAQKDLYRDVMLENYSNLVSVGYQASKPDALSKLEHGEPPWRSEDEIHCGACSEVWQVDHLPEHLQNESMVNRMEQWHGHNAFGNIVHQNKTQFLLRQNHDIFDLNGKSMKSDSTLVNQNRSYEIKNPAEFTRNGESYLHASPGQFHTEIKFPTSRKLISAKSQFISPKHQKTRKIEKPHVCSECGKAFIKKSWLTDHQIIHTGEKPHRCSLCGKAFSRKFMLTEHQRTHTGEKPYECTECGKAFLKKSRLNIHQKTHTGEKPYICSECGKGFIQKGNLIVHQRIHTGEKPYICNECGKGFIQKTCLIAHQRFHTGKTPFVCSECGKSCSQKSGLIKHQRIHTGEKPFQCSECGKAFTTKQKLIVHQRTHTGERPYGCNECGKAFAYMSCLVKHKRIHTREKQGDSVKVENPPAESHSSLRTSDVMQEKNLANTVTTQVSSVAPQTSLNISGLLANRNVVIVGQPVARSALSGANRGLAQQRNLVNVVVPSVVNYVLFYVTENP